Proteins from one Halovivax limisalsi genomic window:
- a CDS encoding DUF7576 family protein produces MSERTERADTSTRQEYEVCTRCGSVIDTSDWYPIATDRIDGSVTLHPFCDETCKDAWLDGQDA; encoded by the coding sequence ATGTCTGAACGGACGGAGCGAGCGGACACCAGCACACGCCAGGAGTACGAAGTATGCACCCGGTGCGGGTCGGTGATCGACACGAGCGACTGGTACCCCATCGCGACGGACCGGATCGACGGCTCGGTAACGCTGCACCCGTTCTGCGACGAGACGTGTAAAGATGCCTGGCTCGACGGTCAGGACGCCTGA
- a CDS encoding HalOD1 output domain-containing protein yields the protein MDQQTGLTATTPTTDYDAPVSERVIEEVAAATDADPLEMTPLYDVLDPDALDALFSTGTGQTNGELRFTMAGCEVVVHGDGEVVVTPTGRSARA from the coding sequence ATGGATCAACAGACCGGACTCACCGCGACGACCCCGACGACCGACTACGACGCCCCAGTGAGCGAGCGAGTCATCGAGGAAGTGGCAGCGGCGACCGACGCCGATCCCCTCGAGATGACGCCGCTCTACGACGTGCTCGATCCGGACGCGCTCGACGCGCTCTTCTCGACCGGAACGGGCCAGACGAACGGCGAGCTCCGGTTTACGATGGCCGGCTGCGAGGTCGTCGTCCACGGTGACGGCGAGGTCGTCGTGACGCCGACGGGGCGGAGTGCCCGCGCCTGA
- a CDS encoding bacterio-opsin activator domain-containing protein: MSGAERDILLIEDNPGDVRLIEELLTDATGPVPGSLERTADSGVDLQHADRLAAGLDRLDDASIDVVLLDLGLPDSRGIETLEAVLAETRELPIVVLTGLDDERVGVEAVQQGAQEYLVKNELTPKLLGRSIRHAIERKKFERTQRALHDASRALIQAESKDEVGRLTVDAAADVLDVAGIVVYLFDEAANELRPAATTPATEAIFGDVPTYGPDDDSTTWRAFITGESLSLPTPNDDPAIESASSVIRSGVWIPLGDHGVVVAVSAEADAIDQQTERTADHLAATAEAALERVEREESLLEHERELTERNAQLQAVNRMNEIIRDIDQVLVQATTREAIEDAVCERLTSDERFAFAWVGEAAGDVLRPRSWAGEDQGYLDAISLSIDDGDGPPGVTTGATGRATVEANVAADLRGAAWRTAALSAGLQSVVSVPLTYNDLSYGVLTVFGSDPGAIDDETATTFEELGDTIANAINAAETRQALLTDSIVELRLAMTDPDDLLGRLARRANCAIEYDGIVPQTDGSARVYVYIDGVDETDLRPVADDLPNVKTLARVGEDGGDPAAGRFELTVTGPTIPWTLVECGAIARSIEVTAETADVVAELPDTTDVRAFVDRLDAIHPGTELVARRDRDRLDRSRETFEDALTDELTERQLETLRTAYRSGYFEWPRERTGEEVAASLDITQPTFNGHLRTAERKLCRRLFDGGRLGAVDVDQRE, encoded by the coding sequence ATGAGCGGGGCCGAGCGCGACATCCTGCTGATCGAGGACAACCCCGGCGACGTCAGACTCATCGAGGAGTTGCTCACCGACGCGACGGGACCGGTTCCGGGATCGCTCGAGCGGACGGCCGACAGCGGCGTCGACCTCCAGCACGCTGATCGACTGGCCGCGGGGCTGGACCGACTGGACGACGCGTCGATCGACGTCGTGCTGCTCGATCTCGGATTGCCCGATTCGAGGGGGATCGAGACGCTCGAGGCCGTCCTCGCGGAGACTCGCGAGCTGCCGATCGTGGTCCTGACTGGGCTCGACGACGAGCGCGTCGGCGTCGAGGCCGTCCAGCAGGGCGCACAGGAGTACCTGGTCAAAAACGAACTGACCCCGAAGTTGCTCGGCCGGTCGATCCGCCACGCGATCGAGCGCAAGAAGTTCGAACGCACCCAGCGGGCGCTCCACGACGCGAGCCGGGCGCTCATCCAGGCCGAATCGAAAGACGAGGTGGGCCGGCTCACGGTCGACGCCGCCGCCGACGTCCTCGACGTCGCCGGCATCGTGGTCTACCTCTTCGACGAGGCGGCGAACGAGCTTCGGCCCGCGGCGACGACGCCGGCGACCGAAGCGATCTTCGGCGACGTCCCGACGTACGGTCCCGACGACGATTCGACGACGTGGCGGGCGTTCATCACGGGCGAATCGCTGTCGCTCCCGACGCCGAACGACGACCCGGCGATCGAGAGCGCGAGTTCGGTCATCCGAAGCGGCGTCTGGATCCCGCTGGGCGACCACGGCGTCGTCGTCGCCGTCTCCGCCGAGGCGGACGCGATCGACCAGCAGACCGAACGGACCGCGGATCACCTGGCGGCGACGGCCGAAGCCGCGCTCGAACGCGTCGAGCGCGAGGAATCCCTGCTCGAACACGAGCGCGAACTCACGGAGCGGAACGCGCAACTCCAGGCGGTCAACCGGATGAACGAGATCATCCGCGACATCGATCAGGTGCTCGTCCAGGCGACGACGCGCGAGGCCATCGAGGACGCCGTCTGCGAGCGCCTCACGAGCGACGAGCGGTTCGCGTTCGCCTGGGTCGGCGAAGCGGCGGGCGACGTCCTCCGCCCGCGGTCGTGGGCCGGCGAGGATCAGGGCTACCTCGACGCCATCTCGCTCTCGATCGACGACGGGGACGGCCCGCCGGGCGTCACGACCGGCGCGACGGGCCGCGCGACCGTCGAGGCGAACGTCGCCGCGGACTTACGCGGCGCGGCGTGGCGAACGGCCGCACTCTCGGCCGGGCTCCAGTCGGTCGTCAGCGTCCCGCTCACGTACAACGACCTCTCCTACGGCGTGTTGACCGTCTTCGGGTCGGATCCCGGGGCGATCGACGACGAGACGGCGACGACGTTCGAGGAGCTGGGCGATACGATCGCGAACGCCATCAACGCGGCCGAGACGCGCCAGGCGCTGTTGACGGACAGCATCGTCGAGCTCAGGTTGGCGATGACGGACCCCGACGACCTGCTCGGCCGGCTCGCCCGGCGAGCGAACTGCGCGATCGAGTACGACGGGATCGTCCCCCAGACCGACGGCAGCGCCCGGGTCTACGTCTACATCGACGGCGTCGACGAGACCGACCTCCGGCCCGTCGCCGACGACCTCCCGAACGTCAAAACGCTCGCACGCGTCGGGGAGGACGGCGGCGACCCGGCGGCCGGTCGCTTCGAGCTGACGGTCACGGGACCGACGATTCCCTGGACCCTCGTCGAGTGCGGCGCGATCGCCCGATCGATCGAGGTGACGGCCGAGACCGCGGACGTCGTCGCCGAGTTGCCCGACACGACGGACGTCAGGGCGTTCGTCGATCGACTCGACGCGATCCATCCGGGAACGGAACTCGTCGCCCGCCGCGACAGGGATCGGCTGGACCGGTCCCGGGAGACGTTCGAAGACGCGCTCACGGACGAACTCACCGAGCGACAACTGGAGACGCTCCGAACGGCCTACCGCAGCGGCTACTTCGAGTGGCCGCGCGAGCGGACGGGCGAGGAGGTCGCCGCCTCGCTCGACATCACGCAACCGACCTTCAACGGCCACCTCAGGACGGCCGAGCGAAAGCTGTGCCGCCGCCTCTTCGACGGCGGCCGCCTCGGCGCGGTCGACGTGGACCAACGTGAATAG